Genomic window (Triticum aestivum cultivar Chinese Spring unplaced genomic scaffold, IWGSC CS RefSeq v2.1 scaffold304677, whole genome shotgun sequence):
TTCAAATGCCAAAAACAGAGATGACGTCACTGCAGGAATAGTTTGCATACCACATATTTCCATATTTTTTGATGTGACTGAAATCCAACGGTATGACCCTTCCTTATAGACATCATCATCTTTAACTACCAGAAATAaatgctcaaaatatttcatgagcATCTGAAGCACCTCATCAATCACAGTAGCATCACCCTCCCAATTTATCTCTCCATGCAATGTGTTACTAACATCCCTTGCTTTGTCCCCTTGTATGATTGCATCACATATCCAATAGTTGGAAGCATGAGCGATCCAATCAAGTTTGGTGGAAATGTGAAAAATATAATGAAGAAATAACCCATAGAGGCAACATTCTTTAACCATTGTAGGGTTGATGTCTAGCATAGATGGACTTCGAGCAACTATGGTGGCACATTGTTGATGAAGTAGTTCTTGAAACTCATAAGCTATTAATGAGCGAGCTCCCCGGAATGAATATATGAAAACATGAGTATATCTTAGATTGCTTGATATCGAAAGACGGTCAACATGGCGATGCATTGTCAAGCAGCACCTGTTGAAGGTCCATATCATCATGTTTTTACCAAACCTTGTAAGAGGAATGCCAAACGAACCAATGTCAACCTCGTCATCACTTCCATTGAGAAAAAACATCATAAATTTGGTGCCAGTCAGGGTTTGCTCAATCACTTGTGCAACACTGCCTATCTCATTCCTCGAGCTTTCACCAATTCCCTTAAAATCATCCTCTTCGTCTTGCTTATCTAGAGTAGCCATTATAGAGCGGTCAAGTGTCAGTTCCTGTGCAATTGCTCTCTGCACCGCTCTCCTGTTATTCCACTTTGAGCAATCTATGAAAATTATTCTGTCAAAGCATAGTTCCGGAATGTTTCTCCTGGATGGAAGCATTGCCGCCATGTATCTAAGAACAGCAGAGGCCCCAAATCCATCCCAACAATCAAGGCAGAATATGCGGCCCCTGAGCTGAATTATTTTGAACATCTCTTGTGCAGCTTCGTGAACATTATCGGCTCTTAAGATCTGAAGTAAAGTATGCAAGTTAGAGCATCTTTGTTAGTTTACGTTTTT
Coding sequences:
- the LOC123176668 gene encoding uncharacterized protein, encoding MNVAEKEILRADNVHEAAQEMFKIIQLRGRIFCLDCWDGFGASAVLRYMAAMLPSRRNIPELCFDRIIFIDCSKWNNRRAVQRAIAQELTLDRSIMATLDKQDEEDDFKGIGESSRNEIGSVAQVIEQTLTGTKFMMFFLNGSDDEVDIGSFGIPLTRFGKNMMIWTFNRCCLTMHRHVDRLSISSNLRYTHVFIYSFRGARSLIAYEFQELLHQQCATIVARSPSMLDINPTMVKECCLYGLFLHYIFHISTKLDWIAHASNYWICDAIIQGDKARDVSNTLHGEINWEGDATVIDEVLQMLMKYFEHLFLVVKDDDVYKEGSYRWISVTSKNMEICGMQTIPAVTSSLFLAFERSDHPPTLQKGFFEHSNKLGVLVLCFCAFNFASPPFHHCQNLRFLGLDHCTRSKTCEADNHQEWACLYNLLVLDLRYTEWDNILSEEKMDLMKSITELNIEGVRCWRYTAQLQGRLPNLERLRIIKPTCQHETSNDVDNSFTDKKSMKILDFSGNSDMKTLPTSLSKASRLQMLILDGCDGLESIVASGLLPPSLKTFSFDGYGPTRQRTSTVELPPKDFRPPPNEEKKGISTSRISLVGCTQLDNLFLRGLPNLVELDLSGTAIKKLDFKTMVVQVPRLKRLFLIGCKHLRAIISLEKIDHLELVCIDTR